Proteins found in one Populus alba chromosome 14, ASM523922v2, whole genome shotgun sequence genomic segment:
- the LOC118059339 gene encoding E3 ubiquitin-protein ligase SINAT2, translated as MAPGGIINKEEIESRIAFLDHDTGHPASSNAELRGSPFRKAATPSTGNPGKQSTSNMQDLLDCPVCFTIMYPPIFQCPNGHTLCSHCRTRVKNSCPICRGELGNIRCLALEKIADSIELPCKYQSMGCCDIFPYYSKPKHEKNCKYRPYNCPYAGAECSVTGDIPLLVKHLRNEHKVDMHDGCTFNHRYVKSDPREIDNATWMLTVFNCFGRQFCLHFETFHLGMSPVYMAFLRFMGTEDEAREFSYSLEVGGNGRKLTWQGVPRSIRDSHQKVRDSQDGLIIQRNLALFFSGGERQELKLKVSGRIWKEQ; from the exons ATGGCCCCAGGAGGCATCATCAACAAGGAAGAGATCGAGTCACGCATTGCGTTCTTGGATCATGATACGGGCCATCCGGCGAGTTCTAATGCTGAGTTAAGAGGCTCCCCTTTTAGAAAAGCTGCAACACCTTCCACTGGGAATCCTGGAAAACAATCAACTAGTAACATGCAAGACCTTCTTGATTGTCCTGTTTGCTTCACCATAATGTATCCTCCAATTTTCCAG TGTCCAAATGGCCACACTCTATGTTCACACTGCAGGACCAGAGTAAAGAACTCTTGCCCAATCTGCCGAGGAGAACTAGGAAATATAAGGTGCTTGGCTCTGGAGAAAATTGCTGACTCAATAGAACTCCCCTGCAAATACCAAAGTATGGGATGTTGTGACATATTTCCCTACTACAGCAAGCCAAAACACGAAAAGAACTGCAAATATCGCCCATACAACTGCCCTTATGCTGGAGCTGAATGTTCTGTCACCGGCGACATCCCGCTCCTTGTCAAGCATCTCAGAAACGAACACAAAGTTGACATGCATGATGGATGCACCTTCAATCACAGATATGTCAAGTCTGATCCCCGAGAAATCGACAATGCCACATGGATGTTAACT GTTTTCAATTGTTTCGGCCGACAGTTTTGCTTGCACTTTGAGACATTTCATCTAGGAATGTCACCTGTTTACATGGCCTTCCTGAGATTCATGGGTACAGAAGATGAGGCAAGAGAATTTAGTTACAGTCTTGAAGTAGGTGGAAATGGTAGAAAGCTTACATGGCAAGGAGTTCCGAGAAGCATCCGGGATAGCCATCAGAAAGTTCGAGACAGCCAAGATGGACTGATCATTCAGAGAAACTTGGCACTTTTCTTTTCTGGAGGGGAACGGCAGGAGTTAAAACTGAAAGTTTCTGGACGGATATGGAAAGAACAGTGA